A genomic window from Sparus aurata chromosome 4, fSpaAur1.1, whole genome shotgun sequence includes:
- the LOC115580342 gene encoding coiled-coil domain-containing protein 106-like, translated as METRFNKRAHSGVRKAEEAEEALLQVGEEANEDETRDVEEVAIPPKKKKSVKCSPKKLRALELAKLKQQAKMDRQKIEHLEDCIKYLEEANRDLKNDKDFLLSQMKGQPSMPASTGKGSGKTSSSSSSMSPCSSSDSSFSSSSEEEEKKKKKKKKTKKSKKQPVSHRRSRMTTTDGVIRHYKNALHIFNKSGSMKKAFAKLNVDRNTIARTAVIAELAITFPDTFKDLLPGDEKMSAFAERCRGAITEEMAETITAKKKRGKLLPIMYKYT; from the exons ATGGAAACCCGTTTCAACAAAAGGGCGCATAGTGGGGTGAGGAAGGCTGAGGAAGCTGAGGAAGCCCTGCTACAAGTCGGGGAGGAGGCGAACGAGGACGAGACACGAGATGTGGAAGAGGTCGCTATtccaccaaagaaaaagaagtcagTCAAATGTTCCCCGAAGAAACTAA GGGCGTTGGAGTTGGCCAAACTTAAACAACAAGCCAAGATGGATCGACAGAAGATTGAACACCTTGAGGACTGCATTAAATACCTGGAGGAGGCCAACAGGGATCTGAAAAATGACAAGGACTTCCTACTTTCCCAAATGAAGGGACAACCCAGCATGCCTGCATCTACTGGAAAAG GCTCTGGAAAGACTTCTTCATCTTCAAGTTCGATGTCTCCCTGTTCCTCCTCAGATTCCAGCTTCTCATCATCctcagaagaagaggagaagaagaaaaagaaaaagaagaagaccaAGAAGTCCAAGAAACAGCCTGTTTCTCACAGACGTTCAAGAA TGACCACAACGGATGGAGTTATCCGCCACTACAAGAATGCCCTCCACATATTCAACAAGTCTGGATCCATGAAAAAGGCCTTTGCCAAACTTAATGTTGACCGCAACACAATTGCGAGAACAGCTGTAATTGCTGAGCTAGCGATCACATTTCCAGACACCTTCAAGGACCTGCTCCCAGGAGATGAGAAGATGTCAGCATTTGCAGAGCGGTGTAGGGGGGCTATAACAGAGGAGATGGCTGAAACCatcacagcaaagaaaaaaagaggaaaactcCTCCCAATAATGTATAAATACACTTAA